One window from the genome of Chroogloeocystis siderophila 5.2 s.c.1 encodes:
- a CDS encoding site-specific integrase, giving the protein MREIKPIDHCGSIQLKFSFSGKRFSFNPIPGGTYNNKRDLNTAKAIANKIQIDILAGCFDSSLDKYRLAPKQNKPKPSRLLELWDAWVSSLDLSPATRANHYKAVRTMIAKVNPSLTEPLSLTDSKLAPRTIKDRLSMLRACYNWAISQGLVDANPYLNIKLKKSPVTRIKPFTVTEILAISQGFEQLAPHYTPFVKFLFLTGARLSEQELRS; this is encoded by the coding sequence ATGAGGGAAATCAAACCTATAGATCACTGTGGCTCTATCCAACTGAAGTTCAGTTTCTCAGGCAAGCGGTTTAGCTTTAATCCAATACCTGGAGGAACCTACAACAATAAAAGAGATCTGAATACAGCCAAGGCGATCGCTAATAAGATACAGATTGACATCTTAGCTGGTTGTTTTGATTCCAGCTTGGACAAATATAGGCTAGCTCCAAAGCAAAACAAGCCTAAGCCCAGTAGGTTGTTAGAGTTATGGGATGCTTGGGTGTCTAGTTTGGACTTATCACCTGCAACTAGAGCCAATCACTACAAGGCTGTCAGAACCATGATAGCCAAGGTTAACCCTAGCCTTACAGAGCCACTGAGTCTAACTGATTCTAAGTTAGCACCTAGAACCATCAAGGACAGGCTATCTATGCTCAGAGCCTGCTACAACTGGGCAATATCCCAAGGTTTGGTGGATGCTAACCCCTATCTAAATATCAAGCTTAAGAAGTCCCCAGTGACTAGAATCAAACCTTTTACAGTCACAGAGATATTAGCTATCTCTCAAGGCTTTGAACAGCTAGCACCGCACTACACTCCCTTTGTGAAGTTCCTGTTTCTTACTGGTGCTAGATTATCTGAGCAGGAGTTACGCAGTTGA
- a CDS encoding pentapeptide repeat-containing protein yields the protein MANMEHLALLQQGAVKWLEWRKKNIQIKPDLSEADLSEANFRGANLVAVNLRRADLSKTKLIAANLTQANLSAANLNKSELIDANLQQVELVDAQLREAQLAGADLSYANLIGADLKGADVRRVDLSHANLIATELRKANLREADLSAADLRRANFSYANLMAANLNHANLSHANLHEAELIGAHLYMAELVQVNLTEAHLTGAYLFGANLSGANLFKADFRWTNLSKANFTGADLSQANFTGANLSKANFTGAMLNEVDFTGANLSKANF from the coding sequence ATGGCGAATATGGAGCATCTTGCATTACTACAGCAGGGTGCAGTAAAGTGGCTTGAGTGGAGGAAGAAAAACATCCAAATTAAACCAGATCTGAGCGAAGCTGATTTGAGTGAAGCTAATTTTAGAGGTGCTAATTTAGTTGCAGTTAACCTCCGCAGGGCAGATCTCAGCAAAACTAAACTCATTGCAGCTAACCTTACTCAAGCTAATTTAAGTGCAGCTAATTTAAACAAATCTGAACTTATTGACGCTAATCTTCAACAAGTCGAACTTGTCGATGCTCAGTTAAGGGAAGCTCAACTTGCAGGAGCAGATTTAAGTTACGCTAATCTGATTGGAGCCGACCTCAAAGGCGCAGACGTAAGGCGAGTTGACTTGAGTCACGCTAACTTAATTGCAACTGAGTTACGCAAAGCTAACCTAAGAGAGGCAGACCTCAGTGCAGCGGACTTAAGACGAGCGAATTTCAGTTATGCTAACTTGATGGCAGCTAATTTGAATCATGCAAACTTGAGTCATGCCAACCTTCACGAAGCTGAGTTAATTGGCGCTCATTTGTATATGGCTGAGCTTGTGCAAGTAAATCTCACTGAAGCGCATCTCACTGGTGCTTATCTTTTCGGTGCAAACCTCAGTGGAGCAAATCTTTTCAAGGCTGACTTCCGGTGGACGAATCTTAGTAAAGCTAATTTTACCGGCGCTGACCTAAGCCAAGCTAATTTTACCGGCGCGAACTTAAGTAAGGCTAATTTTACCGGCGCTATGCTTAACGAAGTTGACTTTACAGGAGCTAACTTGAGCAAAGCGAACTTTTAA